One window of the Cryptomeria japonica chromosome 7, Sugi_1.0, whole genome shotgun sequence genome contains the following:
- the LOC131046057 gene encoding protein NRT1/ PTR FAMILY 5.3-like, which produces MAADEAEMVLDGSVDLRGKPVVRERTGGWRACSLIIGYEFVERLAFAGVWANLVVYLTTKLHEGTVSSARNSSNWNGTLWITPLIGAYIADTYLGRFWTFIVFSCVYILGMGILTLAQTLKSLRPPECTPNEICHKASSLQIGIFYFALYILAVASGGTKPCISTIGADQFDEFHPKEKLRKSSFFNWWIFVVFGGSVVGQTLIVYIQDNISWGLASGIITGALIISYILFMIGIPLYRHKVRAGSPLKRMAKVISRVIQNWKVQVPTDASCLYEVDRKEYLSQGRYPIGHTKLMRFMDKAAMQTTSGSNPCTVTDVEETKLVIRILPIWLTLIFPSTLLTQSATLFIKQGMTLNRHMGPNFQIPPASIGVFLQISMLSSLVLYDRILVPVCRRFTGNPRGITILQRMGVGLVLYTFSMVAAVITEMKRLDVVKSHGLADDANAIVPRSIFILLPEFSVMGIAEAFLEVGKLEFFYDQAPESMQSLGTSLYAASLGVGAFLNSVILTAVNNITGGGGHQSWILDNVNASRFHYYFALLAILNTLNYIFFLTLSCFYTYKRETSQVFGEEYTKSTDIAPSNNHNGDGIHEGIQ; this is translated from the exons ATGGCTGCTGATGAAGCGGAAATGGTTTTAGATGGATCTGTGGATTTGAGGGGAAAACCAGTTGTACGTGAAAGGACAGGGGGCTGGAGGGCTTGTTCTCTAATCATTG GCTACGAATTTGTTGAACGATTGGCATTTGCGGGCGTATGGGCAAACTTAGTGGTGTATCTGACCACCAAGCTGCATGAAGGCACTGTTTCCTCCGCTAGGAATTCCAGTAATTGGAATGGCACTCTCTGGATTACTCCTTTAATTGGGGCATACATTGCCGATACATACTTGGGCCGCTTTTGGACATTCATAGTATTTTCTTGTGTATATATTCTG GGAATGGGGATTTTGACTCTGGCACAAACATTGAAGTCTCTCAGACCGCCAGAATGCACACCCAATGAAATCTGTCATAAGGCATCGTCTCTGCAGATTGGGATTTTTTACTTTGCTTTGTATATTCTTGCTGTGGCTTCTGGAGGGACCAAACCATGCATCTCCACTATTGGTGCGGATCAGTTTGATGAATTTCATCCCAAGGAAAAGCTGCGGAAGAGCAGCTTTTTCaattggtggatttttgttgtcTTCGGTGGAAGTGTCGTTGGTCAGACACTGATTGTGTATATCCAAGATAACATTAGTTGGGGATTGGCCAGTGGAATCATAACGGGAGCCCTAATAATATCCTATATTTTGTTCATGATAGGAATTCCACTATATAGACATAAAGTTCGGGCGGGTAGCCCACTGAAGCGAATGGCTAAAGTCATTTCTAGGGTTATTCAGAACTGGAAAGTGCAGGTTCCTACAGATGCATCCTGTCTTTATGAAGTAGATAGAAAGGAATACCTTTCTCAGGGTCGATACCCAATTGGTCATACAAAACTAATGAG ATTTATGGACAAAGCAGCCATGCAAACTACCTCTGGCTCTAATCCCTGCACTGTGACAGACGTGGAGGAGACAAAGCTCGTGATAAGAATCCTTCCAATTTGGCTGACTCTCATTTTCCCGAGTACTTTATTAACTCAATCTGCAACACTTTTCATAAAGCAGGGCATGACTCTGAATAGGCATATGGGTCCTAACTTCCAAATTCCTCCAGCTAGTATCGGAGTTTTTCTTCAAATATCAATGCTCTCCTCCCTTGTACTTTATGATCGCATCTTAGTCCCAGTATGCCGAAGATTCACTGGAAATCCACGAGGCATAACAATACTACAGAGGATGGGAGTTGGTCTAGTTCTCTATACTTTTTCTATGGTAGCAGCCGTAATAACAGAAATGAAAAGGTTAGATGTCGTTAAAAGCCATGGTCTTGCAGATGATGCAAATGCAATTGTGCCACGGAGCATCTTCATACTGCTTCCAGAGTTTAGTGTAATGGGTATCGCAGAAGCCTTTTTAGAAGTAGGAAAATTGGAGTTCTTTTATGATCAAGCACCTGAGAGTATGCAAAGTTTGGGAACTTCACTGTATGCAGCCTCGCTGGGAGTTGGAGCCTTTCTCAACAGTGTTATACTCACCGCTGTAAATAACATTACAGGGGGAGGGGGTCATCAAAGCTGGATATTAGATAATGTGAATGCCTCACGCTTCCATTACTATTTCGCTTTGTTAGCAATTCTCAATACCCTCAACTACATTTTCTTTTTGACCTTGTCCTGTTTCTACACATACAAGAGAGAAACAAGCCAAGTGTTCGGTGAAGAGTACACCAAGTCAACAGATATAGCCCCCTCTAACAATCACAATGGTGATGGGATTCACGAAGGCATTCAGTGA